From the Cohaesibacter sp. ES.047 genome, one window contains:
- a CDS encoding DUF2125 domain-containing protein, with amino-acid sequence MTEKKSQRKYLYLIGALVLVFAAWSAFWYTSYTKTQDLVSKLMDKEVNGVRLLSCADQTLGGYPFRLVLTCSSYEINDPRSGWQARGGPLRTLWQVYAPNLAVIEAENRLDLEHSLSGESFSMVAELMRGSVRFSPSDFITRASFEAEKPVLSSNNPQLAQWLDDVSAEELALHLRPNPDNSDDLDLALSATDLSANRLPVVSGEIAFTAVDGLSPAIRTQGNPARAWLTQSGQIAGIDSRLEIGQKTLKLGGDISFDAIGLANGVLKLRILNLPATEATSNFTLTAKKDGLNGPLTAMQLMGKPVKDGDLIGSEVKVTLDKGKIKTGFLTLGSIPPLQM; translated from the coding sequence GTGACCGAAAAAAAATCCCAACGCAAATATCTTTATCTCATCGGTGCCCTTGTCCTCGTCTTCGCCGCCTGGTCAGCCTTCTGGTACACCAGCTACACAAAAACGCAGGACCTCGTCTCCAAGCTGATGGACAAAGAGGTCAATGGCGTGCGCCTCTTGTCCTGTGCGGATCAAACCCTTGGCGGTTATCCGTTTCGGCTTGTCCTGACCTGCTCTTCCTATGAGATCAATGACCCCAGAAGCGGCTGGCAGGCGCGCGGCGGACCCTTGCGTACGCTGTGGCAGGTCTACGCGCCCAATCTGGCCGTGATCGAAGCGGAAAACCGACTGGATCTGGAGCACAGCCTCTCCGGCGAGAGCTTTAGCATGGTCGCCGAACTGATGCGCGGCTCGGTCCGCTTTAGCCCCAGCGATTTTATCACCCGTGCCTCCTTCGAGGCCGAGAAGCCCGTGCTGTCGTCCAACAACCCGCAGCTCGCGCAATGGCTTGACGATGTCTCGGCAGAAGAACTGGCGCTGCACCTGAGGCCAAATCCGGACAACAGCGACGACCTTGATCTGGCCCTGTCCGCCACCGACCTGTCGGCAAACCGGTTACCGGTCGTCTCGGGCGAGATCGCCTTCACGGCTGTCGATGGTCTTTCGCCCGCCATTCGCACTCAGGGCAATCCGGCGCGCGCATGGCTCACCCAATCAGGTCAGATCGCAGGCATCGACAGCCGGCTGGAGATCGGCCAGAAGACGCTGAAGCTGGGCGGCGATATCTCGTTCGACGCCATCGGCCTTGCCAATGGTGTCCTCAAGCTGCGCATTCTCAATCTGCCGGCAACCGAAGCGACCAGCAACTTCACACTGACGGCCAAAAAGGACGGCCTCAACGGACCACTCACCGCCATGCAACTGATGGGTAAACCGGTCAAGGACGGCGACCTGATCGGCTCGGAGGTCAAGGTCACGCTGGACAAGGGCAAAATCAAGACCGGCTTCCTGACCCTTGGCAGCATCCCGCCCCTTCAGATGTAA
- a CDS encoding prephenate/arogenate dehydrogenase family protein, whose product MAEFMFKRMTLIGIGLLGSSIALAARQKGLVQHIAITTRSKATLDRAEELGLGDSYHMDQVEAVKDADLVIVCTPVGACEAVAKTIAPSLAEGAIVTDVGSVKASIIRQMQPHLPDYVHFVPSHPIAGTEYSGPDAGFAELFVNRWCILTPPEGTDEAAIKKVRDFWTLLGSNVDLMEAHHHDNVLAITSHLPHLIAYNIVGTASDLEQVTDSEVIKYSAGGFRDFTRIASSDPTMWRDVFLHNKEAALEMLGRFSEDLTALQRAIRWGDGDTLYELFSRTRSIRRSIIDAGQEVDASDFGRHLKDGESHAPVLNRDNHEYTGS is encoded by the coding sequence ATGGCCGAGTTCATGTTCAAGCGCATGACCCTGATCGGAATTGGTCTTTTGGGGTCTTCGATTGCCCTTGCTGCCCGGCAAAAAGGACTGGTGCAGCATATTGCGATCACCACACGGTCCAAGGCCACCCTTGATCGGGCGGAAGAGCTGGGGTTGGGTGACAGCTACCATATGGATCAGGTTGAGGCGGTGAAGGATGCCGACCTTGTGATTGTCTGCACCCCTGTCGGGGCCTGTGAGGCGGTGGCCAAGACCATTGCGCCAAGCCTCGCCGAGGGGGCGATTGTTACCGATGTCGGCTCCGTGAAGGCTTCCATCATCAGACAGATGCAGCCGCATTTGCCTGATTACGTGCATTTCGTGCCCAGCCATCCCATCGCCGGTACGGAGTATTCGGGGCCAGATGCCGGGTTTGCCGAGCTTTTTGTCAATCGCTGGTGCATTCTCACCCCGCCTGAGGGAACTGACGAGGCGGCCATCAAGAAGGTTCGGGACTTCTGGACCCTTCTTGGCTCCAATGTCGATTTGATGGAGGCCCATCATCATGACAATGTTTTGGCCATCACGTCCCATCTGCCGCATCTCATCGCCTACAACATCGTCGGCACGGCATCCGATCTTGAGCAGGTGACCGATTCCGAGGTGATCAAATATTCCGCTGGTGGGTTCAGGGATTTTACCCGAATTGCTTCATCCGATCCGACCATGTGGCGCGATGTCTTCCTGCATAACAAGGAAGCCGCATTGGAAATGCTGGGTCGCTTCAGCGAGGATCTGACGGCGCTTCAGCGGGCCATCCGCTGGGGCGACGGCGACACGCTGTACGAGCTTTTCTCGCGCACCCGTTCGATCCGTAGGAGCATCATCGATGCCGGGCAGGAAGTGGATGCCTCGGACTTCGGTCGCCACCTGAAAGATGGTGAAAGTCACGCACCGGTGCTCAATCGGGACAATCACGAATATACTGGCAGCTGA
- a CDS encoding gamma-glutamylcyclotransferase, with protein sequence MDDLWVFGYGSLMWRPGFAFEEAHVAVLEGYHRSLCVYSYVYRGTPEKPGLVLGLARGGESIGMAFRAAGENRDAVIAYLREREQVTSVYLEETGTVRFLTGDRMGDDVLALTYVADPAHEQYAGKLSIEEQKRIVLAGEGKAGPNIDYVLNTVDHLKDIDIDDPELFALAEGLRANGG encoded by the coding sequence ATGGATGATTTGTGGGTGTTTGGATATGGCTCCCTGATGTGGCGGCCGGGGTTTGCATTTGAAGAGGCGCATGTGGCGGTGCTCGAGGGCTATCATCGCTCCTTGTGCGTCTATTCCTACGTCTACCGCGGAACGCCTGAAAAGCCCGGGCTGGTGCTTGGACTTGCGCGCGGGGGCGAGAGCATTGGCATGGCCTTTCGCGCGGCGGGCGAAAACCGGGACGCGGTGATTGCCTACTTGCGCGAACGGGAGCAGGTGACATCGGTCTATCTGGAGGAAACCGGAACCGTGCGTTTCCTGACGGGTGATCGCATGGGCGATGACGTTCTGGCGCTGACCTATGTGGCAGATCCCGCGCACGAACAATATGCGGGCAAACTGTCAATTGAAGAGCAGAAACGCATCGTGCTGGCCGGAGAGGGCAAGGCGGGGCCGAATATCGACTATGTTCTCAACACTGTGGATCATCTCAAGGACATCGACATTGATGAT
- the hisC gene encoding histidinol-phosphate transaminase — protein MSLNQEPLCPKPRDSVAGIPLYVPGKSKANVSGRVHKLSSNESPLGSSPKAVDAYRQMAGQLELYPDGGSSALREAIGEVHGIHPDRIICGAGSDEILNLLAYSFLESGDEAIYCEYGFLVYPIAIQAAGAMPIVVKERDFTTDVDAILAAVTEKTKMVFVANPNNPTGTYLPFSEIRRLHRGLPGNVVLVLDAAYAEYVTETDYEAGIELAGSSDNVVMTRTYSKIYGLASLRLGWCYGPEAIIGAMNRIRGPFNVSGPSQSAGVAAVRDQDFVRAAVAHNSEWLPKVSKALEDIGLKVTPSVANFVLVHFPVSQGRTAADADKYLLDHGCILRQVSNYNLPNALRMTIGSAEACEDVIKHLTDFMTGEQ, from the coding sequence ATGTCTCTGAACCAAGAGCCACTGTGTCCGAAACCACGCGATAGTGTTGCCGGGATTCCCCTTTATGTTCCGGGCAAGAGCAAAGCCAATGTGAGCGGTCGCGTTCACAAGCTGTCATCGAACGAAAGTCCGCTGGGGAGCAGCCCCAAGGCCGTCGATGCCTATCGTCAGATGGCCGGTCAGCTTGAGCTCTATCCCGACGGTGGCAGCAGCGCGTTGCGCGAGGCGATCGGCGAGGTTCACGGCATCCACCCTGACCGGATCATCTGTGGTGCCGGGTCTGATGAAATTCTCAACCTGTTGGCCTATTCCTTCCTCGAAAGCGGCGACGAGGCGATTTATTGCGAATATGGTTTTCTGGTCTATCCCATTGCCATTCAAGCTGCCGGGGCGATGCCCATCGTGGTCAAGGAGAGGGATTTCACGACCGATGTGGATGCGATCCTTGCGGCTGTGACTGAAAAGACCAAAATGGTCTTCGTTGCCAACCCGAACAATCCGACGGGGACTTATCTGCCGTTTTCCGAAATCCGCCGTTTGCATAGGGGCCTTCCGGGCAATGTGGTTCTGGTGCTGGATGCGGCCTACGCTGAATATGTCACCGAAACGGACTATGAAGCCGGGATCGAGCTGGCGGGAAGTTCCGACAATGTTGTCATGACGCGCACCTATTCCAAGATTTACGGGCTTGCCAGCCTTCGGCTTGGCTGGTGCTACGGTCCCGAGGCGATCATCGGTGCGATGAACCGCATTCGCGGACCCTTCAACGTGTCCGGGCCGTCCCAGTCTGCCGGGGTTGCCGCCGTTCGGGATCAGGACTTCGTGCGCGCTGCAGTGGCGCACAACAGCGAATGGTTGCCCAAGGTCTCCAAGGCGCTGGAAGACATCGGCCTGAAGGTCACGCCAAGTGTTGCCAACTTTGTGCTTGTCCACTTTCCGGTTTCACAAGGTAGAACGGCTGCAGATGCAGACAAATATCTGCTTGATCATGGCTGCATTCTGCGTCAGGTGAGCAATTACAATCTGCCCAATGCCCTGCGCATGACGATCGGCAGCGCCGAAGCCTGCGAAGATGTGATCAAGCATCTGACCGATTTCATGACCGGGGAGCAATGA